The Phycisphaerales bacterium AB-hyl4 genome has a window encoding:
- a CDS encoding Gfo/Idh/MocA family protein has translation MDEVRLGVIGCGGMAQVHMRYFDSIAGLKFTAAADVDEQSLEKLKQQYEVRTFTDGYELINSGEVDAVFIATPHYFHPPYTLAAFEKGIHVLTEKPLAVTAKAAQEMVDAAAKRPELVFAAMFNQRATPLWREVKRLVATGEVGELMRVSWTIQSWCRTQAYYDSGGWRATWKGEGGGVLINQCPHNLDLLCWFVGQPTRVAAAQVGLGKYHHIEVEDEVNALLEFENGATGTFSTSTSEYSDINRLEIVGDNGTLIAEPGKPITLMRNNVPVRAFLMGDDRLRDRQGKTHVSIDPEKEGNSHRAIMENFINAILHEDELIAPAAEGVSGLELGNAMLLSGLKQQPVDLPTDRDAFDDFLSGLAERAMAK, from the coding sequence ATGGACGAGGTAAGGCTGGGTGTCATCGGATGTGGCGGGATGGCTCAAGTTCACATGCGGTATTTCGATAGCATTGCCGGGCTCAAATTTACCGCGGCGGCGGATGTGGACGAGCAGTCGCTCGAAAAACTCAAGCAGCAGTATGAGGTGCGAACGTTCACCGATGGCTACGAGCTGATCAACTCCGGCGAAGTCGATGCGGTGTTCATCGCCACGCCGCATTATTTCCACCCGCCCTATACGCTCGCCGCGTTTGAAAAGGGCATCCACGTACTGACCGAAAAACCGTTAGCCGTCACCGCCAAAGCTGCGCAGGAGATGGTCGACGCGGCGGCCAAACGCCCCGAACTCGTCTTCGCCGCCATGTTCAATCAACGCGCGACACCACTCTGGCGCGAGGTCAAACGGCTTGTCGCCACCGGCGAGGTGGGCGAGCTGATGCGTGTCAGCTGGACGATCCAGAGCTGGTGTCGCACGCAGGCGTACTACGACTCGGGCGGGTGGCGCGCGACATGGAAAGGCGAGGGCGGCGGTGTGCTGATCAACCAATGCCCGCACAACCTGGATCTGCTTTGCTGGTTCGTCGGCCAACCGACGCGCGTCGCCGCGGCCCAGGTCGGCCTGGGCAAGTACCACCACATCGAGGTGGAAGACGAGGTTAATGCGCTGCTGGAGTTTGAAAACGGCGCGACCGGCACGTTCAGTACTTCCACGTCCGAGTACTCGGACATCAATCGGCTGGAGATCGTAGGCGACAACGGCACGCTCATTGCCGAGCCGGGTAAGCCCATCACGTTGATGCGTAACAATGTGCCCGTTCGCGCGTTTCTCATGGGCGACGATCGGCTCCGCGACCGGCAGGGCAAGACGCACGTGAGCATTGATCCGGAAAAAGAAGGCAACAGCCATCGTGCGATCATGGAGAACTTCATCAACGCGATCCTCCATGAGGACGAGCTGATCGCGCCCGCCGCCGAGGGTGTCTCCGGTCTTGAGTTGGGCAACGCGATGTTGCTGTCGGGCCTGAAGCAGCAGCCGGTGGATCTGCCCACGGATCGGGACGCGTTCGACGATTTTCTGTCAGGGTTGGCCGAGCGGGCGATGGCCAAGTAG
- the kaiC gene encoding circadian clock protein KaiC, whose amino-acid sequence MAESKSSDLKGTGAKGPDSQSNTDHRLKTGIPGLDALTRGGLVRGRAAVLCGASGTGKTVMCGQYLAAGVEQFGEAGVYVTFEESVADLRENLSRFGWDVAGMESAKKLLFVDASPRADENEVVVKGDYDLAALRARVLYAIEQVQATRVAVDSLAALFMRFPDVGIVRRELFRLTSALNEAGVTTLMTTEQLPGESDRLSRFGVEEFVADSVMLIRNVPEISRRRRTLEVLKMRGSDHASGAFPFSISSDGIQTIPLGTLKLEQPSTDKRISSGCKALDAMCGGGFFRDSVTIVSGATGTGKTLTAMQFLRGAAEQSERAVVFGYEESRPQLMRNAESWGIDLEGMEKDGLVEIHCQFPESGSLEDHLARVRSVIKRFKAQRVVVDSITALQRIGSVSAFREFALGLTSMLKEAQVAGLYTSTSDSLFGSRSVTEQHISTLTDAILLLRYVEFKGEMHRGVTVLKMRGSAHDKSIRQFRITSEGMDIGEPFADMAGILAGHLSILGDQG is encoded by the coding sequence ATGGCTGAATCGAAATCATCAGACCTGAAGGGAACCGGGGCGAAGGGGCCGGACTCACAAAGTAATACTGATCATCGGCTGAAGACCGGCATTCCGGGGTTGGATGCATTGACGCGCGGGGGCTTGGTCCGGGGGCGTGCTGCCGTGCTTTGCGGGGCGTCCGGCACGGGCAAGACGGTCATGTGCGGGCAGTATCTGGCTGCGGGGGTCGAACAGTTCGGCGAGGCGGGGGTCTACGTTACATTCGAAGAATCGGTGGCCGACCTGCGCGAAAACCTCAGCCGGTTCGGCTGGGATGTTGCGGGCATGGAGTCGGCGAAAAAACTGCTGTTCGTGGATGCTTCGCCGCGGGCCGACGAAAACGAAGTGGTGGTCAAGGGGGATTACGACCTTGCTGCTTTGCGTGCCCGCGTGCTGTATGCCATCGAGCAGGTGCAGGCGACGCGTGTGGCGGTGGATTCGCTTGCTGCGCTGTTCATGCGGTTTCCAGACGTGGGCATCGTACGGCGGGAGTTGTTTCGCCTTACGTCGGCTTTGAACGAAGCGGGCGTCACCACGCTGATGACCACGGAGCAGTTGCCCGGCGAGTCGGACCGGTTATCGCGTTTCGGGGTGGAAGAGTTCGTCGCCGACTCGGTGATGCTGATTCGCAACGTGCCGGAGATTTCTCGCCGTCGGCGAACGCTGGAAGTGCTCAAAATGCGTGGCAGCGACCATGCCAGCGGCGCGTTTCCGTTCAGCATTTCTTCAGACGGTATTCAGACGATCCCACTGGGCACACTGAAGCTCGAGCAGCCTTCGACGGACAAGCGGATCAGCTCCGGCTGCAAAGCGCTGGACGCGATGTGCGGCGGCGGCTTTTTCCGCGATTCCGTGACGATCGTTTCCGGAGCCACCGGCACGGGCAAGACGCTCACCGCGATGCAGTTTCTCCGTGGCGCGGCGGAGCAGTCGGAGCGGGCCGTGGTTTTCGGCTACGAAGAAAGCCGACCGCAGTTGATGCGCAATGCGGAAAGCTGGGGCATCGACCTGGAAGGCATGGAAAAAGACGGGCTGGTCGAAATTCATTGCCAGTTCCCCGAATCTGGCAGTCTGGAAGATCACCTCGCCCGCGTCCGCAGTGTCATCAAGCGTTTCAAGGCACAGCGGGTTGTCGTGGACAGCATCACCGCGCTGCAACGGATCGGCAGTGTGTCGGCGTTTCGCGAATTTGCGCTCGGCCTGACCTCCATGCTCAAGGAAGCGCAAGTGGCTGGGCTATACACGTCCACCAGCGATAGCCTCTTCGGCAGCCGATCGGTAACGGAGCAGCATATTTCGACGCTGACCGATGCGATACTGCTGTTGCGTTACGTTGAATTCAAAGGCGAAATGCATCGTGGTGTGACGGTGCTCAAGATGCGTGGTTCGGCGCACGATAAGAGTATTCGTCAGTTCCGAATTACGAGCGAAGGCATGGACATTGGTGAGCCGTTCGCTGATATGGCGGGCATCCTGGCAGGCCATCTGTCGATTCTTGGCGATCAGGGGTAG
- a CDS encoding circadian clock KaiB family protein, which produces MGEQFRLKLFVSGRTLRVERAVEAIRRICQDDLQGECDLEVVDVLEHPELAERNRILATPTLIKELPPPLRRVIGDLTSRDKVLEGLDFHMAEMNGEPKGAKDPADG; this is translated from the coding sequence ATGGGTGAACAGTTTCGTCTCAAGCTATTCGTGTCAGGTCGCACCTTGCGGGTTGAGCGCGCCGTGGAGGCGATCCGCCGTATCTGTCAGGACGATCTGCAGGGCGAATGCGACCTGGAAGTGGTTGACGTGCTGGAGCATCCGGAGCTGGCCGAGCGCAATCGCATTCTTGCAACACCGACGTTGATCAAGGAATTGCCGCCGCCGCTACGGCGTGTGATCGGTGACCTGACCAGTCGCGATAAGGTGCTGGAAGGGTTGGATTTCCATATGGCGGAAATGAATGGCGAACCGAAAGGTGCGAAAGACCCGGCTGACGGCTAA